Part of the Sinorhizobium terangae genome is shown below.
TCAGGCCACCGAGCGCCAGGATTGCCGGATAAGCCTTCGCCTCCACTTTGTCGTAGGGCGAGTAGCTGGCGATGATGTTGTAAAACTCGGCGCTCTCGATCGGGTTGCCCCATTCCGGCCATTCCGGCGGGGTCAGCGGCAGCGTGTCGTCGAGCATGGTGTTCAAGACGTCGACGAAGGGAACCGCGGCAATGATGCCCTTGAACTTCTCCGGCGCCATGTTGGCGACCGCCCCCATCAGCATGCCCCCGGCTGAGCCGCCCTCGGCGATGATGTTCGCGTAGGACGTGAACTTCTCCTGATTCAAATAGTCAGCGGCAGCGATGAAGTCCTTGAACGTATTGGTCTTCTTCGCCATCTTGCCGTCTTCGTACCATTGGAAGCCCTTGTCCTTGCCGCCGCGGATATGGGCGATGGCATAGACGAAGCCGCGGTCGACGAGCGAGAGGCAGTTGGTGTTGAAGCCCGCCGGGATGGTGATGCCGTAGGCGCCGTAACCATAGAGCAGGCAAGGGGCGGAACCGTCGAGCGGCGTATCCTTGCGGTAGAGCAGGGTGACAGGGACGTCGACGCCATCCCAGGACGGCGCGAAGACGCGGCGGGTCACATAGTCGTCCGGATTATGGCCGGAAGGCACTTCCTGGGTCTTCAGGAGCGTGCGCTGACGCGTTGCCATGTCGTAGTCGAAGAGCTGCGACGGCGTCGTCATCGACGAGTAGGAGAAGCGGATGACGTCGGTGTCGTATTCGGCAGCGCCGGAGAGCCCCAAGGAATACGCTTCCTCGGCGAAGGCGATCGCGTGCTCCTTGCCGGTGCTGCGGTCACGGATGACGATTTCCGGCAATCCCTCACGCCGTTGCAGCCAGACCAGATGGCGGGCATAGGCCATGTGATTGAGGATCAACGTGCCTGGCTTGTGCGGCACGACCTCGCGCCAGTTTTCCTTCTGCGGCGCCTCCACAGGCGCTTCCATGATCTTGAAATCCTTGGCGCCGTCGGCATTGGTGAGGATGTAGAAGACCTCGCCGCCTTCCGTCATCGAGTATTCGAGGCCGGTTACCCGCTCGGCCACGAGCCGCGGCTCGGCCGTCAGATCCGTGGTCGAGAGCAGCCGGTATTCGCTGGTTTCGTGGTCGTGGATATCGATATAGATGAAGTCGTCGAGCAGCGACCCGCCGACCGACATGAAGAAACCCGGGTCCTTTTCCTCGTACACGAGCCGGTCGTCCTTCTGCGGCGTGCCGATGATGTGGTGGAAGATCTTCGACGGCCGATGGTTCTCGTCGAGCACGGTGTAGAAGAAGCTCTTGCCGTCCGGCGCCCATGCGCCGCCGCCACCCGTATTCTCGATCACATCGGGCAGATCCTCGCCGGTCGAAAGATCGCGCACCTTCAGGGTGAAATATTCCGAACCCTTGTCGTCGTAACCCCAGATGCCTCGGGAATGGTCGCTGCAATGGTCGATACCGGCGAGGCGGAAATAAGCCTTGCCCTCGGCTTCCTTGTCGCCGTCGAGCAGCACGTGGCGGATCGCCTCATCCTTGGGGTTGCCGTCGCGCGGGATCCGGAAGTAGCGGGGCTGTTCGCCGCCCGTCACGTAAGAGGTACCGTAAGCGAAGGCCCCATCCTTCATCGGAACCGAAGAGTCGTCCTCCTTGATGCGGCCGCGCATCTCGCCGAAGAGCGCCTTCTGCAATTCCTTCGTGTCAGCCATCGCCGCGTTCATATACGCGTTTTCCGCTTCGAGATGCTTGCGGATCTCCGGGTCGAGAATGGAAGGATCCTTGAACATCGCCTGCCAGTTGTCGGCCCTGAGCCAGGCATAGTCATCGGTGCGGGTAATGCCGTGACGTGTATCGGTGACCGGCTTCTTCGGAGCGACGGGGGCGGTGGGCAGGTTCTTGAAAGCAGACAAGGCGCGTCTCCGGATTTGATGGGAGACCATGAGATAGAGAGCGTCACCGCAGCGATCAAGCAGAAAGCAGGTGCCGTTTCTTCCTATTGGCGCTTATCGACGATTGCTCGCCACCCCCTTATGCGGCGACGAGCAGGAGGCCGATGCCCCATGGATCGACCAGGCTGTGGACGCTGCCTTCCG
Proteins encoded:
- a CDS encoding S9 family peptidase, whose product is MSAFKNLPTAPVAPKKPVTDTRHGITRTDDYAWLRADNWQAMFKDPSILDPEIRKHLEAENAYMNAAMADTKELQKALFGEMRGRIKEDDSSVPMKDGAFAYGTSYVTGGEQPRYFRIPRDGNPKDEAIRHVLLDGDKEAEGKAYFRLAGIDHCSDHSRGIWGYDDKGSEYFTLKVRDLSTGEDLPDVIENTGGGGAWAPDGKSFFYTVLDENHRPSKIFHHIIGTPQKDDRLVYEEKDPGFFMSVGGSLLDDFIYIDIHDHETSEYRLLSTTDLTAEPRLVAERVTGLEYSMTEGGEVFYILTNADGAKDFKIMEAPVEAPQKENWREVVPHKPGTLILNHMAYARHLVWLQRREGLPEIVIRDRSTGKEHAIAFAEEAYSLGLSGAAEYDTDVIRFSYSSMTTPSQLFDYDMATRQRTLLKTQEVPSGHNPDDYVTRRVFAPSWDGVDVPVTLLYRKDTPLDGSAPCLLYGYGAYGITIPAGFNTNCLSLVDRGFVYAIAHIRGGKDKGFQWYEDGKMAKKTNTFKDFIAAADYLNQEKFTSYANIIAEGGSAGGMLMGAVANMAPEKFKGIIAAVPFVDVLNTMLDDTLPLTPPEWPEWGNPIESAEFYNIIASYSPYDKVEAKAYPAILALGGLTDPRVTYWEPAKWVAKLREKTTGSAPILMKTNMDAGHGGASGRFQRLEEIAFEYAFAIKVAEKM